Proteins encoded by one window of Cydia fagiglandana chromosome Z, ilCydFagi1.1, whole genome shotgun sequence:
- the LOC134678889 gene encoding beta-catenin-like protein 1: MDVGELLSFKPVPTPKRPTEDDSDYSDDDNSRGSKARRIKKPKVEPHMGASSTSLPNEPSITDKEREDILRFVETEATQGEVLDENGVKKLVLLFEKKALKNREMRIKFPDQPEKFMESEIDLHEALQDLSAVATVPDQYPLLVELKCINSLLELLSHDNTDISTKVVHLLQELSDVDILHESEEGAEELINALVDAEAPSLLLHNLARLDEHIPDERDAVHNTLAIIENMAEFRPAICEDVAKQGFLQWILKRLKMKVPFDANKLYATEILSILLHTVPTNRKLLGELDGIDVLLQQLAFYKRHDPNGAEEQEAMENMFDSLCCALMEPSNRDRFLRGEGLQLMNLMLREKKLSRNGSLKVLSHALTGPDGRDNCNKFVDILGLRTVFPLFMKTPKKKRLLTVDQHEEHVVSIISSMLRNCQGSQRQRLLAKFTENDYEKVDRLLELHFKYMDKVDRTEKEMEQAGEDLADDAQYFKRLTGGLFTLQLVDRIILEVCTAGPPTIKQRVQRVLSLRGGSLKIIRHVMREYAGNLGDAGAGADEAEYLRQEQQHVLQLVDKF; encoded by the exons ATGGATGTAGGGGAGCTACTTTCCTTCAAA CCTGTGCCGACGCCAAAGAGGCCTACCGAAGATGACAGTGACTACTCTGATGATGACAATTCGAGAGGGTCAAAGGCGCGTCGCATTAAGAAACCGAAAGTCGAGCCCCACATGGGAGCATCGAGTACCAGCCTGCCTAATGAGCCTTCCATAACAGATAAAGAACGAGAAGACATCCTTCGATTTGTTGAAACGGAAGCTACACAG GGTGAAGTACTGGATGAAAATGGAGTAAAAAAACTGGTACTGCTGTTTGAGAAGAAAGCTTTAAAGAATAGAGAGATGAGGATCAAGTTTCCAGACCAACCCGAAAAGTTTATGGAAAGTGAAATAGACTTGCATGAAGCATTGCAG GATCTCAGTGCTGTGGCAACAGTCCCTGATCAATATCCATTGTTGGTGGAATTGAAATGTATTAATTCCCTGTTGGAGTTGCTATCTCATGATAACACGGATATATCTACCAAGGTGGTCCACCTTTTGCAG GAACTGTCTGACGTAGACATCCTTCACGAAAGTGAGGAAGGTGCAGAAGAGTTGATAAATGCGCTGGTGGATGCGGAAGCGCCGTCACTGCTGCTGCACAACCTCGCGCGCCTCGACGAGCACATTCCTGACGAGAGGGATGCTGTCCATAACACACTTG ctataaTAGAGAACATGGCCGAATTCCGACCAGCCATATGCGAAGATGTTGCAAAACAGGGATTCTTACAATGGATACTAAAAAGATTAAAG ATGAAGGTTCCTTTTGATGCGAATAAACTATACGCGACAGAGATTTTATCCATTCTTTTACATACTGTACCTACTAACCGGAAGCTATTGGGTGAACTGGACGGAATTGATGTGCTCCTACAGCAACTGGCG TTCTACAAGCGGCACGACCCGAACGGCGCGGAGGAGCAGGAAGCGATGGAGAATATGTTCGACTCGCTATGCTGCGCGCTCATGGAGCCCTCCAACCGCGACCGCTTCCTGCGCGGCGAGGGCCTGCAGCTCATGAACCTCATGCTCAG GGAAAAGAAATTGTCACGGAATGGATCACTTAAGGTACTGAGCCACGCGCTGACGGGCCCTGACGGCCGCGATAATTGTAACAAATTTGTAGACATTTTAGGTTTACGCACCGTGTTCCCTCTCTTCATGAAGACTCCTAAAAAGAAGCGACTATTGACTGTCGATCAACACGAAG AGCATGTTGTTTCCATAATATCGTCCATGCTACGGAATTGCCAAGGCAGCCAAAGGCAGAGGCTCCTTGCTAAATTTACTGAAAACGACTACGAAAAAGTCGACAGGCTTCTTGAATTGCATTTCAAATATATGGACAAGGTGGATCGCACTGAGAAGGAAATGgag CAAGCGGGCGAAGACTTAGCTGACGACGCGCAATACTTCAAGAGACTCACCGGCGGGCTATTTACATTGCAACTCGTCGACAGAATAATACTGGAG GTGTGCACTGCCGGCCCGCCGACGATCAAACAGCGCGTGCAGCGGGTGTTGTCGTTGCGCGGCGGTTCATTGAAGATTATCCGGCACGTCATGAGAG AGTACGCGGGCAACCTGGGCGACGCGGGCGCCGGCGCGGACGAAGCGGAGTACTTGCGGCAGGAGCAGCAACATGTACTGCAGTTAGTTGATAAGTTCTAA
- the LOC134678112 gene encoding uncharacterized protein LOC134678112 translates to MTRDEIVTSNVVYESAHGILSKGMNEVSARVLVFLRSSLRTPASEPARECTARARELLRCSGCLQDMLQMFLSTKTMDKENWKVLCECLAEACRDCPDNQRYCSTLIPICIQRRDEMNNEILKLLYCLLVNNTSNINLFVKCNGTSIFTKDIIHDSSRMELLSVVVENATAANLLKRDSNLLMSLITVGEEYKVDCQGSWKMVEWASVILFHLASHIEGLENSIAKTRNRSDFDLEMNISETTFNDLSMSFSLKPKWENFKSANLLKNATTQNKINDNESKCSTTDMTDMSFRSSPIEFAPKFVSTPKKGNATKRGVQVAELSKELINRTEQKGNDVTQRKPCANNSASLINKTSTSARLLSIVNNSCVSICHTMRTIFCRKPADTKSRSLLKQKFKIDEATMFKFTEYLKQRVSHPDTKAGNKLNVQKQVQRKLAIKRKFRKSIVRKLKTGMHFYGCNFKKIAQAMWSHEKEMTPNVLYNIYRKYVLK, encoded by the exons ATGACACGGGACGAGATAGTTACATCAAATGTTGTGTACGAGTCAGCACACGGCATCCTAAGCAAAGGCATGAACGAAGTCAGTGCGAGGGTGTTGGTTTTCCTGCGCTCGTCGCTGCGCACGCCCGCCTCGGAGCCGGCGCGGGAGTGCACGGCGCGCGCCCGCGAGCTGCTCCGCTGCAGCGGCTGCCTGCAGGACATGCTCCAAATGTTTCTTAGTACAAAAACTATG GATAAAGAAAACTGGAAAGTCCTCTGCGAGTGTCTCGCGGAGGCGTGCAGGGATTGCCCGGATAATCAACGTTACTGCTCTACTCTGATTCCCATT TGCATACAGCGAAGGGACGAGATGAATAACGAAATTCTTAAGCTGCTATACTGTTTATTGGTGAACAATACAAGCAATATCAATTTGTTTGTTAAATGTAACGGTACATCTATTTTTACCAA agACATAATTCATGATAGCTCGAGAATGGAACTGTTGTCCGTAGTAGTGGAGAATGCGACCGCGGCAAATTTATTAAAACGTGACTCAAATTTGCTGATGTCCCTTATAACAGTCGGGGAAGAGTACAAAGTCGACTGTCAAGGATCTTGGAAG ATGGTAGAATGGGCGTCAGTGATTTTGTTCCATTTAGCATCGCATATTGAag gttTAGAGAATTCAATAGCAAAAACTAGAAACAGATCGGACTTTGACCTTGAGATGAATATATCTGAAACAACTTTTAATGACCTCTCGATGTCATTTTCATTGAAACCAAAGTGGGAAAATTTTAAATCAgccaatttattaaaaaatgccacaactcagaataaaataaacgacAATGAATCGAAATGCTCCACGACCGATATGACTGATATGAGTTTTCGTTCGAGCCCAATAGAGTTCGCACCCAAATTTGTATCGACTCCAAAAAAAGGGAATGCAACAAAACGAGGAGTGCAAGTGGCTGAATTGAGTAAAGAACTGATAAACAGGACAGAGCAAAAAGGTAATGATGTTACACAACGGAAGCCTTGTGCAAATAATTCAGCTTCACTTATAAACAAAACATCAACGAGTGCTCGTTTGTTAAGCATTGTGAACAATTCTTGCGTATCAATTTGTCACACGATGAGAACTATTTTCTGTCGAAAGCCAGCAGATACAAAATCCAGAAGTCTTTTAAAGCAAAAGTTCAAAATTGACGAGGCGACGATGTTTAAGTTTACTGAATATTTGAAACAGAGAGTTTCACACCCTGATACAAAAGCTGGTAACAAACTAAACGTTCAAAAACAAGTCCAACGAAAATTAGCTATTAAACGAAAATTCAGAAAGAGCATAGTAAGGAAACTTAAAACAGGAATGCATTTTTATGGTTGTAATTTTAAG AAAATAGCTCAAGCCATGTGGTCGCACGAAAAGGAAATGACGCCCAACGtgctttataatatttatagaaagTATGTACTCAAATGA
- the LOC134678892 gene encoding 2-Hydroxyacid oxidase 1 — protein sequence MEKYISVKDLENAALSMLPKSAGDYYRSGATEEQSLAENRDAFKRLRILPKSLVGVGNTCLSTTVLGHKVSMPIGISPTAMQRMAHPDGELANVKAAQAEGTIYTLSTIATSSIEEVSEAAPDAIKWFQLYIYNDRDVTRNLVLRAEKAGFKAIALTVDTPLFGIRRADIRNNFKLPPHLRLANFDGHLSTKIQNAQGGGSGLNKYVENLFDKNLKWDDIKWLKSITNLPIVAKGIMRADDAVKAVKAGCSGILVSNHGARQLDGVPATIEVLPEIIEAVKSYNVEVYLDGGVTTGTDVYKALALGARMVFVGRPALWGLTVGGQAGVQRMLQILRSELQFAVQIAGTPTISDITRDMVCHQAVYSKL from the exons ATGGAAAAGTACATCAGCGTCAAAGACTTGGAAAATGCTGCTTTGTCAATGTTACCGAAATCTGCTGGAGACTATTATAGAAGTGGAGCAACAGAGGAACAAAGTCTGGCTGAaaatagagatgcttttaaaaG attgcgAATACTGCCTAAGAGCTTAGTGGGTGTTGGGAATACCTGCCTAAGTACTACAGTGCTCGGGCATAAAGTGTCCATGCCAATCGGCATATCGCCAACGGCTATGCAACGTATGGCTCATCCTGATGGCGAACTGGCTAATGTAAAAG CTGCACAGGCAGAGGGTACAATATACACGTTAAGTACCATAGCAACAAGTTCTATTGAAGAGGTATCGGAGGCAGCCCCTGACGCCATTAAGTGGTTCCAACTCTACATTTATAATGATCG AGACGTTACCAGAAATTTAGTTTTACGCGCCGAGAAAGCAGGATTTAAAGCAATAGCTCTAACAGTGGACACTCCGTTATTCGGAATACGACGAGCCGACATtcgaaataattttaaattgccTCCCCATTTAAG ATTAGCGAATTTCGACGGGCATTTGTCTACTAAAATTCAGAACGCTCAGGGCGGTGGAAGCGGCCTTAATAAATACGTGGAAAATTTATTTGACAAAAATTTGAAATGGGATGATATCAAATGGCTTAAAAG TATCACTAATCTCCCAATAGTGGCAAAAGGAATAATGCGAGCTGATGACGCAGTCAAGGCGGTGAAAGCGGGCTGCTCCGGCATCCTGGTATCTAACCACGGCGCGCGGCAGCTGGACGGGGTTCCGGCGACT ATTGAAGTGTTGCCCGAGATAATAGAAGCTGTGAAGAGTTACAACGTGGAAGTTTACTTGGATGGTGGCGTTACTACTGGAACTGACGTATACAAGGCTTTGGCTCTCGGTGCACGAATG GTGTTCGTGGGGCGACCGGCGCTGTGGGGGCTGACTGTAGGCGGCCAGGCCGGAGTTCAAAGGATGCTGCAAATACTAAGATCAGAACTCCAATTTGCAGTACAAATTGCAG GCACGCCAACCATTAGCGACATAACGAGGGACATGGTGTGTCATCAAGCCGTGTACAGTAAGCTGTAA